In a genomic window of Candidatus Thiothrix sulfatifontis:
- a CDS encoding metallophosphoesterase, translating into MLKAAAMAPQRVLNRIGRLSYFHDDRHAERTNEIRWLVEEFVEIPVKNLPPALEGFTIVQLTDMHLRPYTQVEHIERAVEKTNALNPDLVVLTGDYVWHDGEDILDLVPVLARLNARYGVFAVMGNHDIKTDPVLIEATFAKHGIPVLRNEGLDIQHSGGVFHLAGIDDGWLGKPDIKATLDKLRGNKPVVLLAHEPDMLDWYADDTRISLQLSGHTHGGQVQLKPGKPFIRPYLGRKYVQGLYRVNESWVYTSRGIGSTGLPIRRNCSPEITHVTLVAGDYYSLAA; encoded by the coding sequence ATGTTGAAAGCAGCGGCAATGGCTCCCCAGCGGGTACTTAACCGCATTGGGCGGCTGAGTTATTTCCACGATGATCGCCACGCGGAACGCACCAATGAAATTCGTTGGCTGGTGGAAGAATTTGTGGAAATTCCGGTGAAAAACTTGCCGCCAGCGTTGGAGGGTTTCACCATTGTGCAGCTCACCGACATGCATTTGCGCCCGTACACACAGGTCGAACACATTGAGCGGGCGGTGGAAAAAACCAACGCCCTCAACCCGGATTTGGTCGTATTAACCGGCGATTACGTGTGGCATGACGGCGAAGACATTCTCGATCTTGTGCCCGTGTTGGCGCGGCTGAATGCGCGTTACGGCGTGTTTGCGGTCATGGGCAACCACGACATTAAAACTGACCCGGTATTGATTGAAGCCACCTTCGCCAAGCACGGAATTCCGGTGTTGCGCAATGAAGGCTTGGATATTCAGCACAGTGGTGGCGTGTTTCATTTGGCGGGCATTGACGATGGTTGGCTCGGTAAACCTGACATTAAGGCGACATTGGATAAATTACGCGGTAACAAGCCGGTGGTATTGCTGGCTCATGAGCCGGATATGCTGGATTGGTACGCGGATGATACCCGTATCTCGTTGCAATTATCCGGGCATACGCACGGCGGACAAGTGCAACTCAAACCGGGTAAGCCGTTTATCCGCCCGTACTTGGGGCGTAAATACGTGCAGGGGCTGTATCGGGTGAATGAGTCGTGGGTTTATACCAGTCGCGGGATTGGCTCTACCGGCTTGCCGATTCGCCGGAATTGTTCGCCGGAAATTACCCATGTTACCTTGGTGGCTGGCGATTATTATTCCTTAGCGGCATGA
- a CDS encoding response regulator: MSGLHVLIIDDSLTESRIFTALLEKKGYQVSVACNGQEGIDVAKARQPDVILMDVVMPLLNGFQATRELTRSPETAHIPIVVCSSKSTETDRVWALRQGAKAYLVKPVEPKVLLETIAQFATQAGKHG; the protein is encoded by the coding sequence ATGTCTGGGCTGCATGTACTGATCATCGACGATTCGTTGACTGAATCCCGTATTTTTACCGCATTGCTGGAAAAGAAGGGCTATCAGGTAAGCGTTGCCTGCAACGGTCAGGAAGGCATTGATGTTGCCAAAGCCCGTCAGCCGGATGTGATCCTGATGGATGTGGTGATGCCCTTGCTGAATGGGTTTCAGGCCACGCGCGAATTAACCCGTTCCCCTGAAACGGCGCACATTCCCATCGTGGTATGCAGTTCCAAATCCACCGAAACCGATCGGGTATGGGCATTGCGGCAAGGGGCGAAAGCTTACTTGGTCAAGCCGGTCGAACCCAAAGTCTTGTTGGAAACCATTGCGCAGTTTGCAACTCAGGCTGGCAAACATGGCTAA
- a CDS encoding chemotaxis protein CheW encodes MANPYELLAGLALLREKKRRSRQHHAQELQEWSGFQVHVGDLLCLIPCDQVEEVVTPASVAGVRGVPAWVNGVIYCRAQLVTLVDVAGLLLGKERTTTLGRAFVVRGSQEWFGLQAGNFEGVRHIWSDTPVCAAPPALAADWLRFTRQWLLLDDQPVAVLEAFKLVAALESGEMR; translated from the coding sequence ATGGCTAATCCTTACGAATTACTGGCGGGCTTGGCTTTGTTGCGCGAAAAAAAACGCCGTTCACGCCAACATCACGCGCAAGAATTGCAGGAATGGTCGGGCTTTCAGGTGCACGTCGGCGATTTGTTGTGCCTGATTCCTTGTGATCAAGTCGAAGAGGTGGTGACTCCAGCCAGTGTTGCGGGCGTGCGGGGCGTGCCTGCGTGGGTTAATGGGGTGATTTATTGCCGCGCTCAACTGGTGACGCTGGTGGATGTGGCGGGTTTATTGCTGGGAAAAGAGCGCACGACCACCTTAGGGCGGGCGTTTGTGGTGCGGGGTTCGCAAGAGTGGTTCGGCTTACAAGCGGGTAATTTTGAAGGTGTGCGGCATATTTGGTCGGATACCCCGGTGTGTGCTGCGCCGCCAGCGTTAGCGGCTGATTGGCTACGCTTTACGCGCCAATGGTTGCTATTGGATGATCAGCCCGTCGCGGTGCTGGAGGCATTCAAATTGGTGGCCGCACTGGAAAGTGGGGAGATGCGCTAA
- a CDS encoding NAD(P)H-dependent oxidoreductase: protein MKIMIISGSHRNHSQSDKVAHHIAQALLDNKQATATEVFSLAGNPLPLWDEGIWNGDANWQALLNPLSEKLAASDGFVIIAPEWHGQVPAGLKNFFLLWGAGELAHKPALIVAVSSSDGGAYPVAELRMSSYKNNRVCYIPEQLIVRNVESVLNADPTQNQPEADTYFRERIVYAGGILCAYATALKSVRESGVTETDVFRFGM, encoded by the coding sequence ATGAAAATTATGATTATTAGCGGTAGCCATCGCAACCATTCGCAAAGCGACAAAGTAGCGCATCACATCGCGCAAGCGTTGCTGGATAATAAGCAAGCAACCGCGACGGAAGTGTTTTCCTTGGCAGGCAACCCGTTGCCGCTGTGGGATGAAGGCATTTGGAACGGCGATGCTAACTGGCAGGCATTACTCAACCCTTTATCGGAAAAACTGGCAGCCAGTGATGGGTTTGTCATCATTGCCCCGGAATGGCACGGGCAAGTACCGGCGGGGCTAAAGAATTTCTTTTTGCTGTGGGGCGCGGGCGAACTCGCGCACAAACCGGCTTTGATTGTGGCGGTTTCCTCCTCCGATGGTGGCGCTTACCCCGTGGCAGAGTTGCGGATGAGCAGTTACAAAAATAACCGTGTTTGCTACATCCCCGAACAATTGATTGTGCGCAATGTGGAGTCTGTCCTCAATGCGGATCCGACACAAAACCAACCGGAAGCGGATACTTATTTCCGTGAGCGTATTGTGTATGCCGGGGGGATCCTCTGCGCTTATGCAACGGCACTGAAAAGTGTGCGCGAATCCGGTGTGACTGAAACGGATGTGTTCCGTTTCGGCATGTAA
- a CDS encoding methyl-accepting chemotaxis protein has protein sequence MNLLAYQIIIAVLLLLLLVMGVLLLHLKRQMHTQSAGEARQQQQAVLRLLDEMSSLADGDLTMRATVTEDVTGAIADAVNYAVDALQTLVLRVDMTSHRLTGFAQDADTRINSLAGATARQAQEIGVVTAAIATMTKSIQKVSRNASSSTDVARKSLDISQAGAHTVRATIADMGAIREKIQATSKRLKRLGESSQEVGDIVRLMNDIAEQTNILALNASIQTSSSQAMSGSAQGNAGFRRLADEMQQLAQQAGEASRKIDVLIRTMQADTSEVMASMEETTAKVVDGARNAELAGAALDEVEDVTVGLARLIGNISEAAGKQANMAGQVVNTMSAIQEITQQTARYSEETRDLVTDLNATAADLRGAIADFNLAEEKQ, from the coding sequence ATGAATCTGCTGGCTTACCAGATTATTATTGCGGTATTGCTGCTGCTGTTATTGGTGATGGGGGTGTTATTACTGCACTTGAAACGCCAAATGCATACGCAGTCAGCGGGTGAAGCCCGCCAGCAACAACAAGCGGTATTGCGGTTGCTGGATGAAATGAGTTCACTGGCGGATGGTGATTTGACCATGCGGGCGACGGTGACGGAAGACGTGACGGGGGCGATTGCCGATGCGGTCAATTACGCGGTGGATGCCTTGCAAACCTTGGTATTGCGGGTGGATATGACCTCGCACCGTCTGACGGGCTTTGCGCAGGATGCCGATACGCGCATCAACAGTTTAGCCGGGGCAACGGCTCGCCAAGCGCAGGAAATTGGGGTTGTTACCGCCGCCATTGCGACCATGACGAAATCCATTCAAAAAGTGTCGCGCAACGCATCGAGTTCCACCGACGTTGCCCGCAAATCCTTGGATATTTCGCAAGCGGGGGCGCATACCGTGCGTGCCACGATTGCGGACATGGGTGCGATTCGCGAAAAAATTCAAGCGACTTCCAAACGCCTGAAACGCTTGGGGGAAAGTTCGCAGGAAGTGGGCGATATTGTACGCCTGATGAATGACATTGCGGAACAGACGAATATTCTGGCACTGAATGCGTCGATTCAAACCAGCTCCAGCCAAGCGATGAGCGGCAGCGCCCAAGGCAATGCGGGTTTTCGGCGCTTGGCGGATGAAATGCAGCAATTGGCGCAACAAGCGGGGGAGGCTTCCCGCAAGATTGATGTGCTGATTCGTACCATGCAAGCCGATACCAGCGAAGTAATGGCGTCGATGGAAGAAACCACGGCAAAAGTGGTGGATGGCGCCCGGAATGCCGAATTAGCCGGTGCTGCGCTCGATGAAGTGGAAGATGTTACCGTGGGTCTGGCACGTTTGATCGGTAATATCTCCGAGGCAGCAGGCAAACAGGCGAATATGGCGGGTCAAGTGGTGAATACCATGAGTGCGATTCAGGAAATCACCCAGCAAACCGCCCGTTACAGTGAAGAAACCAGGGATCTGGTCACGGATCTGAATGCGACAGCGGCTGATTTGCGCGGTGCTATCGCGGATTTCAATCTCGCCGAAGAAAAACAATAA
- a CDS encoding rhodanese-like domain-containing protein has product MFGIREVDAAGLQKMLDSGEKVRLIDVRSASEVAQGIIEGSEFMPLHTLPLRMNDLPKDETLVFYCRSGARSAQACMFLAQNTDIEAVNLRGGIIAWYQSGMKVVLPNAA; this is encoded by the coding sequence ATGTTTGGAATTCGTGAAGTTGACGCCGCTGGTTTGCAAAAAATGTTGGATTCCGGTGAAAAAGTCCGCTTAATTGATGTGCGTTCCGCCTCGGAAGTGGCGCAGGGCATTATCGAAGGCTCAGAATTCATGCCCTTGCACACCCTGCCATTGCGTATGAATGACCTCCCCAAGGATGAAACGCTCGTGTTTTATTGCCGTAGCGGTGCACGTTCGGCTCAAGCCTGTATGTTTTTAGCACAGAATACCGACATCGAAGCGGTGAACTTACGCGGTGGAATTATCGCGTGGTATCAGTCAGGTATGAAAGTTGTGTTACCAAACGCTGCCTAA
- a CDS encoding response regulator: MPDTLNNAPERDLTGLKVVVVDDSKTILRTAEVLLTEQGCWVVTAGDGFESLSKIASFKPDVIFVDIMMPRLDGYQTCALIKANRQYRDTPVILLSSKDSIFDMARGRLAGSDKYLTKPFTKDDLLAAIYTHVKLPEAPKPLAESEPETHQLPFIDLIDE, encoded by the coding sequence ATGCCTGATACCCTAAATAATGCGCCTGAACGCGACCTGACCGGCCTGAAAGTTGTCGTCGTGGATGACAGCAAAACCATTTTGCGCACGGCTGAAGTGTTACTCACTGAGCAAGGCTGCTGGGTGGTGACTGCCGGTGATGGTTTTGAGTCCTTATCAAAAATAGCCTCCTTTAAACCGGATGTTATTTTCGTAGACATTATGATGCCACGCTTGGATGGTTATCAAACTTGCGCTCTCATCAAAGCAAACCGCCAGTACCGTGACACGCCGGTTATCCTGTTATCGAGCAAAGACAGCATTTTTGACATGGCGCGGGGGCGTTTAGCGGGTTCTGATAAGTATTTAACCAAACCGTTTACCAAAGACGATTTGCTGGCGGCTATTTACACGCACGTCAAGTTACCCGAAGCGCCTAAGCCATTGGCAGAGTCGGAACCAGAAACGCACCAGCTTCCCTTTATTGATCTGATTGACGAGTAA
- a CDS encoding DsrE/DsrF/DrsH-like family protein, whose amino-acid sequence MSKKLAIIATKGTLDWGYPPFILASTAAALGYDVQIFFTFYGLQLLKKNLNLQVSPLGNPGMPMPFPVPVLMQALPGMQAVMTSMMKKKMADKGVADLAELRELCQEADVKFIACQMTVDLFEMDTKEFIGDVEYAGAAMFFDFAGDADICLYI is encoded by the coding sequence ATGAGCAAAAAGCTGGCGATCATCGCAACGAAAGGTACATTGGATTGGGGCTACCCTCCGTTCATTTTAGCATCCACTGCGGCTGCACTCGGTTATGACGTACAGATTTTCTTCACATTCTACGGCCTGCAATTGTTGAAGAAAAACCTGAACCTGCAAGTTAGCCCATTGGGTAATCCGGGTATGCCAATGCCATTCCCAGTGCCAGTCCTGATGCAGGCGTTGCCGGGTATGCAGGCCGTGATGACCTCCATGATGAAAAAGAAAATGGCGGACAAAGGCGTGGCGGATTTGGCGGAATTGCGTGAACTGTGTCAGGAAGCTGATGTCAAATTCATCGCGTGCCAAATGACGGTTGACCTGTTCGAGATGGATACCAAGGAGTTCATTGGCGATGTGGAATACGCAGGTGCGGCGATGTTCTTCGATTTCGCGGGTGATGCCGACATTTGCTTGTACATCTGA